The Lolium rigidum isolate FL_2022 chromosome 2, APGP_CSIRO_Lrig_0.1, whole genome shotgun sequence genomic interval AAACCACACAATTCACAGTAGAATAGTCAGGGCTATGAGAGATTTTAAGGTGAAGAAAATCAACACAGGAAATTATAATTCGCACGGGGAACAGTTCCACAACACAAAAAGGACTGAAACTAGCTCATAGACACAGGAAACAGAAAAAGGCTTCAGGCTCATAATCAGTTTCCCCATTGCCACATCTTCCACAACTCAGCgtcacttttttttttctatcaTGACTAGCTGCAACAACAAGAGCATTGGTAAGACACAAGAATGCGCCTGAATCATCTTGACAGGACTTTGGGAGGTGCATTTTGCTTGGCTCATCCTTGACAGCGCCCTAGCTTATAACTGGCACAGAAACCCATTCATCATTTCTTGTTATTCACATGACATCTCTGTACAAAAAAAAAGGGGAAGGAAAAACAAGGATCAGGTTGTACACAAGAAAGCCTTAATGGATGAAGAGAACTGACAAGACATGTTGCTGTATAATGGTTGTCAACTACTGATCATGGATAATATTACAATTGCTCAAGCAATGCAGATTAACAACTTCATACATTCATGACCATATATTAAAAACCAAATTGTAGAGTTTATAATCATCTTACATGTACATCAAGCATCTCAAATGCTTCTTAACTAGTATTTCTAAAATAGCCTAACGAATCAATCATATATGTACCTCCATTCTAGAACTATACTGAACAGTGTGATGGTATCAAAGATACATATTTCTACTTTAGAGCACTTGAAGAAAAGCAAGATAGAAAAGGGGATCAACACGAGTCACATTGCAAATAATTGTAACCTTAACAGCTCACTATTTACATATCATCTAAAGTTCAAGAGCCAAACATTGCAGGAACCTCATTGAAGACAGGGAACTTGGGAGGCCAGATCATCATAAAGGGGAAAATGCCACTCCACGGTGGATCCTCTTTTTTCATCTCGTACAATTTACACACTGTCCTGCGCTTCACGTCCCAAAATAGTATGTATGGACTCAACTCTAAGAACACGAACTCAGCATTATCTCCCACATGTTTTAACCCTAGAGAAGCATTGTGACGCAACATGCTCAAACTAGCACACATCTCACGCAAACTTATGGTGTCCATGACCAGCCAGTCATCGACGTTACGTAGCCACACACAAATTTGATACTCCTTGAGATGGACGAGATATAGATTAGCAGAATCATTGGCGGCCCGTGCAAACATGGTTTTTCTATAGCCATACTCCACGCCATGTGGTAGATGCATGGTGGATATACTCGAGGCCACCAAATCAAAGACAAGAATGTCTCTCTCAGCAGCTGGCATATAGATTTTATCGTCCACGAGCAAGCTTTTTGGTTCCAATCTCAAACCAGGGATCTGGTTTACAGGAAAGTTTTGCATGCACCAAACACCATCTCGCAAAATATACACGTGTACCACAGTTTCTCCTGGTAGATCTGCGCCGCACTGCATCAACAAATAAAAGTAGGACATTCGGCCACCTTTTTCTTTTTTGGAGAGGAATTGCTGGTAATTACATAATCTGTCGTCCCGGGGAGGGGGCCTTGGGAGTCCTGGGAATATGGTCCCCATTTGTGTTTTAGGGCATAATAGGCTGTGCAATCCAGTTGTGGATATGCCCTGGTCATTATTGTAGTGGCAGATAAGAACATCATCGTCCCAACAATTTTCCATGTAGGTGAAATAGCCCTTGATCTCGTAGGTGTCCAAGCTGGAGCTTGCCCGGCGGATGACAGCTGCGAGCTCTAGGGGCTGAGGTAGCATCGGGACAAAGCGGGGGATAGTCCGTGGTCTATAGGGGTTGACGTAGAAACCGAGGAGGCAGGGCGGGTCGAGCTCGCGGAAACGGCGCAGGAAGGCGTGGTCTGATGCGTGGTGCAGCCAGCGCCtgcagacggcggcggcgcggacgagTGTGGTGGGGAAGCCGACACGGAGCAGGATCTCGATGAGGAGGTCGTCGGTGTCGAACACCTTGGTTACCGCCGTGAAAATCGATGTTTGAGAAATCTGCCATGTCTCGCCAACCATGCCTGGTTCCTTATCTTGATCGATCCTGTGGAATATCAGAGTCAGTGGAAACTAACATCACGACAATGGACTAATTTGTTAGATCAACTCCATCCATCCATCAGATCATGAACAAATAAAATCAGACCGCACGTAATGACTTGGAGACTTTTTTTTTCATCTTACCGTTGGGTAATAATCTTATGAGAAGGATCCATCATGTAGATGTAGCCATGTAGGTAGTGtttaatctctactacttataaaggcacgaagtgccgttgGAAAATTAAATCTGGACCGTCCATCGACATTCATCATATGGTCCACATTCGTTTGTTCTCCCCCACCTCCCCACCTCCCTCCCGGATATCCCGTTCCCTTCCACCCCGGCCGCATCACGCGCCTTCCATCCGGCCCGCCCCACCCCCACCCGCACACGCACGTCCATTATCCCACGATCCCAAGCCACGCGCCTCcaaccccaaaccctagccgcacggCTGCGACATCCTCTCGCTCTCGACGCCGACACCCCAAGGCCAaagctcgcgccgccaccacaacCCTTGTCCTCCATGTTGTTCTCCATCCGGTTCGCCAACGCCCTGCGCCGGATCGCCGACAATGACCTCACCTCGCGACCATGCCGGGTCCTTCCAAGCATGGCGATACGCGTCATGTCTCCCTAGCCGAGAAGCATGCGGTGCTGCCGAAGATCATCTTCATCCGACAAGTCGGGTGGACAACGGCTCGGTGAGATCAAATCCAAACCCCTCCATTGGCACCCAATACGTAGAGCTATGCCAATACGATCTATCACACATACATGTTCGAGGATTTGTTTGTGTCTATTGTCCATGCAATGAAAGCATCAACGCGTGTTGGTGGGTGTGGAAGGCGCAAAGCCGGAGGGACGGCGGCCACTACAGGGAGAACGACCTGGTGGTCAAGGCTACTAGCGATCTGGACTCCGAGGTGTACAATCAGGGCATGTTAAGACGGAGATGTGCAACAATTGGGAGGGGACAGTGGCATGGTATCATCCTATCTGCCCCTATCACAATGTATATATTTGGGGTCAATTTCATATAGAACACGGTCTTCTTATCTTAACTACAAATCACACTTCGATTAAGAACTAGCCAACTATAGTAGACTAAATGTGTTGCTCGTGCAGATGTGGATTCTTGATAAGTACCCCGATAGCAGTTAGTTCAGTTTCTGTTGCATAATTTCTATCTATCAAAAGGGCTTCGAAATTATCAGTGGTAAAAAATATATCCAAAATGGTTTCTGGTCTCTCATTCATATATAAGTGGAAGTCAATGTGGTGCAGTTTCTTAACCAATCCTTTGTGAGCATGTCCAGaactccacatatatactcaccaCGTATTTGATAAAATGACTCTACCACCTAGAGTTAACATTAAAGTAATTTATTAATATATCCTCCATGAGTCTGACTGAAGAATTGTTACTTGTAATTGTGCAGATCCTCCATATACAGAGCTGTGAAAAAATATTTCCATGCAAGTAAGTATGCTAGAGGGTCTATGTCGATGTATCATTCATCTTCAGTTTTGGACATGGATAAACATCGAATGCCATTGTCTTACTTCATCCTGATTGAGCTTAGCTGGTTCTAAACTGCATTGTCCTCTACCTAGGATGCACAGATACTTCAAAAATGTGACGTATCGGTGTATTTGACTCATGTCGTTCATCACTTCCATCAGCATTCGTCAGTGTACCTTTTCACATTAACTTTCCGTAAGTAGATGTTTGATGTTCTCCATCTTTCTGGTTTTAATTGAACATTTGTAGGTGACCCAAGGTAGCTGATTCGGTAGATCTATCTTGCTTCTTGTTTCTTCAGTGTTCACATGACTTGGGGAGGCATTGAATCTTCAAAAATATGAATTACATGGAGGTGCTGAATGGACAATCGTGGTTATGGTGTTGCAAAAGAACATTGGACACTATTACACGGTTAATTATGATGTTATTTTATAAGCTGACTATCAACTTATAATAGAAATTGCGACATATATTTAGATATAACCGAGGTATGTATTATGCCTCCCAGTTGTTAGTTTCGGCAGTTAGTATGTTTTGTGCTTCCAGTAATATTAAAAATATTTCATTcattagttggatttttttgaagtgTTGACTGGATTTTTTTTCAGAGACTATTCTGAACCATTTGATTTTCCTCGCAGATTGATGTAATTTTTAATTATTCAGCAAACTGACTCCTTGCTTTATATGCTAAATCAAGTAAGTTGAGACCTCGGTCTGATGATGTCTTGGTGCTATTTTTTCTGAATAATGGATTGTATGGTAGTTCTTATTTATGAGAGACATATTTGTGAATCCTTGAGCCGCTCATATTATTCCTCTTAAATGTTTGTTGTGCACTCTAAATATTCCAAGAAATGTCCTCTATGTTTGAATGAGATTGTATAGTGATTGGTTCGACTTCATTCTTTTTTAAGATTTTTGGATGTCACTTTTTTATGGACATCATCCATTGCTTATGAGTATTGGACAAATGAGGTTGATTTCATAGGGGAAATATGTGCATCTATAGGAGGCCAAATTTAGCATTATGACTTCAAATTAAGAaacacatgaacaaaaaccatatGAAAGGCAACTCATAATAGGAATCAAAAAAGTTGTGTTGTATTATGAAAACGTGCGTTGCACGTACACACTAACTAGTTAGGGGAAACAACTATAGCTAGGTTTTCCCGCGAGGCCAGGAGAGAAGAAACGAAAAAGATCAGGAGAGGACTGGATATGTATGGTAGTCTTTCGATTTCTGCCGTAGACGGTGCGGGCAAGTCTCGTCTATTAAAGCAGCTGGGACGGTGAAGCCCACGAATAAGCTGGGACGGAACAACACGATTCGTACTTGAACTCggactttttttttgacaaagaacatatattaatatcgaagatatcaattacacccaggctctgcaacaacgcattgccTAGCGATCTTACGGATACaaacagccaaaaaaagaaagaagaattacagaaAAAAAAATCTCGCTACGGTAGTTTAATCATTGAAACAACAACACTAACATCATCAAGACAACACCATAAGTCCAACTTCTATTCAATATTTGTTTATGATAGAGGATGAAATTttaagtggttttcatattttgcaccggttggtaagggccaTATGCACCGAATGGTCAACCGGTGCAACGCATCCGCTGCAAAAGCCCCCCCCCTAGCACCGGTTCAGCtgcaaaccggtgctaaagggggcaccACGTGGTAGCTGCCGGGCGCCCGAGAGAGAGGACCTTTAGCGTCGGTAGGGTCTGTCGCGGCAGGAAAAATGGCCCAAAACGCTGTcgcggtagaaccccgctaccgtaatctttttttgaattattttccactcccttttttttttctttcagaatTTCcattattttagttatttcacaagtttaactacccttatctctagtccaattacttactcgtgctcaaacttcccgctcggtcatccATCCTCCCACTATTCTAGCACtaacacgcttaacttccaagttcctttccatcccgcatccaagtgattcgtgcacatgtatgtgatactagtatcatatcgatcctattaacatgtcggtcgatgtcatatttctttattattcgaatttcaaataattcttttcataaacaaaagtaatgatgtaataataatcttgaataataaATAAACCTTAACtttataatttatattatttttaattattttgccaaacctaaaacctgaaaatttaaaaatcttataatttgctaaaagtaatagtaatctttatgcaggatgcaattattaattttaattttaaaaaaataaaaaatatataaaatcctaaatttctagcaaaaaactaaaatcttcctgctttcatattttaatttggaattttgagaatctaaaattggCTAActggtaaaccctggtgaattcggatgtaactttttccgacGATATTATACGCTTTTTTCCGATGTCGTAGgcaaaagttaatgccattttacctttttctaaactttttatgcaaaaattcgaaattcaaatttgttaattttccctaattgtAGGTTGCGTAACttacaggaatctcaaaagattttattttttgaattttctatcattttcttttctattttacagtgttaaaaaagacgATCCacagggggtggaggtgcgtggggagcaaaaaaaACTTTAGGGGTAGATCTTTAGCACcggtctttagcaccggttcgtggcacgaaccggtgctaaaggtcccgcacgaaccggtgctaatgccccgGCTGGTCCCCTGAAcgtccagaccgcacgaaccgATGCTAatgaccctttagcaccggtttgtgcCAAATCCAGTGCTAAtgctctttggagcaaaaaaccaaatccctattttctactagtgcatcAATTCAAATACAATCATACAATTTCCAAACTCCCTCCTTTTTTTCAGGAAGATGTACAGTTGGTCCCTCACCTGCCAACGAAATGTTGATATGGGCAAATAGCAACAACTTCAGAGGCAATGTTTAGGGGGCTGTGGTGGCAGGCCTGAGAAGGAGTCGCTTAGTCCAGAAGGTTGAGTGATGGTACATATATAGGAGGCTCCATTGTTGAGCAGATTGTAGCAAATCCCTGGGATCCATTGTTTAGTAAGCTCACTCCATCAGGCTGTCTTGGCACCTGCAGAGAATGAAATGGGGAAGGGGTGCAGCTATCTGCACATAAAGTTGCAGCAGGTGAGTGATGAGCACAAgtcatgcatatcatgatgagcaTGCACACAAATCATATAACACCGAAAAGTAAGTGCTCATAACATGCCCAGGTTGCCGCATCTATAACAGTTAGGAGACACTTTTTGGGAGGAACTAAGAAGGCACGGAATGACAGATTAAATTGCTAAGGATAAAGGTTTTGTTTTTCCAGACAGGAGTAATGACATCATGGTTTGTTCGGCTCAGGTTTGAAGTGAAAGCAATGCTTTTTTTACACCAGGCTAATTAGGATAATTGCTCAGTTCACGGTCTGCACTCTGCTGTGGACAAATTAATATTTCTACTATTGCACCTTTTAGTACTTGATTCAGTCATGATCTGCATTCTACAGTTGATAAATTAATATTATTATAGCACCTTAAAATGGCCTGAAAAGaacttcaaaaaagatttccttctcttcTATGGTAAGAATGTAGCTGGCAGGCTCTTGAAGCTGCCCTGGATGCTTGCCGCCTCAtcctttatgacgttcctggtcctcccgtgctttcgGTGTATGTTTTGACTTTCCATACAAGCCCAGGAagtctagaatattcacac includes:
- the LOC124689492 gene encoding uncharacterized protein LOC124689492, whose amino-acid sequence is MVGETWQISQTSIFTAVTKVFDTDDLLIEILLRVGFPTTLVRAAAVCRRWLHHASDHAFLRRFRELDPPCLLGFYVNPYRPRTIPRFVPMLPQPLELAAVIRRASSSLDTYEIKGYFTYMENCWDDDVLICHYNNDQGISTTGLHSLLCPKTQMGTIFPGLPRPPPRDDRLCNYQQFLSKKEKGGRMSYFYLLMQCGADLPGETVVHVYILRDGVWCMQNFPVNQIPGLRLEPKSLLVDDKIYMPAAERDILVFDLVASSISTMHLPHGVEYGYRKTMFARAANDSANLYLVHLKEYQICVWLRNVDDWLVMDTISLREMCASLSMLRHNASLGLKHVGDNAEFVFLELSPYILFWDVKRRTVCKLYEMKKEDPPWSGIFPFMMIWPPKFPVFNEVPAMFGS